A region from the Aegilops tauschii subsp. strangulata cultivar AL8/78 chromosome 5, Aet v6.0, whole genome shotgun sequence genome encodes:
- the LOC109734031 gene encoding probable auxin efflux carrier component 5b, with protein MIGWGDVYKVVSAMAPLYFALGLGYASVRWWKFFTRDQCDAVNRLVIYFALPFFAFDFNAHAGTFAAGYRVLAADAVAKLVVVLALGGWVAYCRWRHWIRGPKAPPASSAWPGPSWSWCITGYSLGTLNNGLFVGVPLLDAMYGKWARDIVLQLSVLQAVVWLPLLLVVFEARQAWLEVTSAPAPDGGAREEGDQAALGSDDGDGRKTAATGCAFWARLLRTVGLKVGGNPNVYASLLGVLWSSVANRWHLEMPGIVDGSISIMSRTGLGIGMFNTGLFIGLQDKLVVCRPGLTMLGMAMRFVAAPAATAVGALLLGLRGDLLRVAILQAALPQSVGAFIFALEYDLHADVLSTVVIVGTLASLPVIITYYIVLGLL; from the exons ATGATAGGGTGGGGGGACGTGTACAAGGTGGTGTCCGCCATGGCGCCGCTCTACTTCGCCCTGGGCCTCGGCTACGCCTCGGTGCGGTGGTGGAAGTTCTTCACCCGCGACCAGTGCGACGCCGTGAACCGCCTCGTCATCTACTTCGCGCTCCCCTTCTTCGCCTTCGACTTCAACGCCCACGCCGGCACCTTCGCCGCAGGGTACCGCGTCCTGGCGGCCGACGCCGTCGCCAAGCTCGTCGTCGTGCTCGCGCTCGGCGGGTGGGTCGCGTACTGCCGCTGGCGGCATTGGATCCGTGGCCCCAAGGCACCACCCGCGAGCTCGGCGTGGCCGGGCCCCTCCTGGTCGTGGTGCATCACCGGCTACTCGCTGGGCACGCTCAACAACGGGCTCTTCGTGGGCGTGCCGCTGCTGGACGCCATGTACGGCAAGTGGGCGCGCGACATCGTTTTGCAGCTGTCGGTGCTGCAGGCCGTCGTGTGGCTCCCGCTGCTGCTGGTGGTGTTCGAGGCGAGGCAGGCGTGGCTGGAGGTGACGTCGGCGCCGGCACCCGACGGCGgcgcgcgcgaagaaggcgaccaGGCAGCGCTGGGGAgcgacgacggggacggccgGAAGACGGCGGCGACGGGGTGCGCGTTCTGGGCGCGGCTGCTGCGGACGGTTGGGCTCAAGGTCGGCGGGAACCCGAACGTGTACGCCAGCCTCCTTGGGGTTCTGTGGTCCTCCGTGGCAAACAG GTGGCACCTGGAGATGCCAGGCATCGTAGATGGCTCGATTTCGATCATGTCAAGGACCGGCCTTGGGATCGGAATGTTTAACACTG GCCTGTTCATAGGTCTACAGGACAAGCTCGTCGTGTGCCGGCCTGGACTGACGATGTTGGGCATGGCGATGAGGTTCGTCGCTGCTCCGGCGGCCACCGCGGTCGGAGCGCTACTTTTGGGACTGCGTGGTGACCTTTTGCGTGTTGCCATCTTACAG GCTGCACTGCCTCAGTCTGTCGGAGCATTTATCTTCGCGCTAGAGTATGACCTGCACGCTGATGTACTCAGTACCGT GGTAATAGTCGGCACGCTGGCTTCGCTGCCTGTGATAATCACATATTATATTGTTTTAGGGCTCTTGTGA
- the LOC109734044 gene encoding proteasome subunit beta type-1, with the protein MSRRGDWVYENNGGTCVAIAGADYCVVAADTRLSVGYNILTREHSKICELADKCVIASSGFQGDIKALQKNLAARELLYQHQHNKRMSCPAMAQLLSNTLYYKRFFPYYAFNVLGGLDSEGKGCVYSYDAVGSYERTGYSAQGSGSTLIMPVLDNQLKSPSPLLVPARDAVTPLSESEAVDLVKDVFASATERDIYTGDKVEIVVINKAGTRREYIELRKD; encoded by the exons ATGTCGAGGCGCGGCGACTGGGTCTACGAGAACAACGGCGG GACCTGCGTGGCCATCGCCGGCGCGGACTACTGCGTGGTCGCCGCCGACACCCGCCTCTCCGTCGGATACAACATCCTCACGCGCGAGCACTCCAAGATCTGCGAGCT GGCCGATAAATGTGTAATAGCATCTTCTGGCTTCCAAGGTGACATCAAAGCTCTACAGAAGAACTTAGCTGCCAGAGAACTG CTATACCAGCACCAGCACAATAAAAGGATGAGCTGCCCAGCAATGGCACAATTGCTCTCCAACACCCTGTACTACAAGAGATTCTTCCCATACTATGCTTTCAACGTGCTTGGTGGGCTTGACAGTGAAG GGAAAGGATGTGTCTACTCCTATGATGCTGTTGGGTCCTATGAAAGGACTGGTTACAGTGCTCAGGGATCAGGGTCTACCTTGATCATGCCAGTGCTGGACAACCAGCTGAAATCACCTAGTCCACTATTAGTCCCTGCAAGA GATGCCGTCACCCCTTTGTCCGAGTCAGAGGCGGTCGACCTAGTTAAGGATGTCTTTGCATCTGCAACTGAGAGGGACATCTACACC GGGGACAAGGTGGAGATTGTAGTCATTAACAAAGCTGGGACGAGGCGCGAGTATATCGAGTTGAGGAAGGACTAA